DNA from Limisphaera ngatamarikiensis:
GGCTGCACGATGGCTCAACCTTCGTGCCGGGTACAGCCACTTCTTTACCGGCGACTACATTGACCAGTCGAAACGGGCCGTCGGCGGATCCAAGGACGCCGACTGGGCGTACGTTCAAGCAACCGTTGTCTTCTAACCAACCGCAAACCATACAACCCATCGAAAAGGAGAAGCACCATGAAACGAAGAACCTGCAAAACCATCTCGCTCCTCAGCCTGCTGGTCTTCCTGGGCGCCCGGACGTTCACCGGCGCCCAGGGAATCACGCCCGATCTGCAGGCCAAAATCGATGCCAAGCTCAAAACCATCCAGTCCTGGGCGGCCGACGAGGTCATCGTCAAGGCGGTCAAGGAACACAATGCCAATCCTTCACCCGACGCCAGGGCGATGACCCAGGACAAATGGAAGTCCCTGCCCGTCCTGGATCCCTTCGTCCGTTCGCTCACCAAGAATGCCGCCGCCGAGCGGCTGAAGGCCCTGAAGGATGATTCGGTCAGCGAGGCCTTCATCTCCGGCGCCGACGGAACCAAGGTGGCATTTCTCAGCAAGACCACCAACTGGTCGCACAAGGGGAAGCCCAAACACGAGGTCCCCATGTCCGGCAAAACGTGGCAGGGCGAGCCCGAGCTGGATGAATCCACGGGTGTCCAGCAAATCCAGGTTTCCGTCCCCATCCTTGACGACGGCAAACCCATTGGGTCGCTGGTGGTGGGCCTGAGCCTCAACAAATTGGGCTCGTAAGGGCCCTCAGTCGCGCGGGGGCAAGGCTTGCCAGCCCGGCCCCGCCCGCCTTGCGTCGTAGGTTTGTCTCCACCACCCACAGTGAGAACCCGTCGCATCGAATGAGGAACAACATGAACCGTCAAAAAAGCATCCCCCAACAGCTCATCGCCCTGATCGCATTGGCTTTGGGCGTGACGATCCTCGGAACGGTCGTCTATTTCGTAACCGTCCAACGTTTGCTAAGCCGCTCCCGGGCCATCACCCAGACCGCCATCGCCGGTATGGAGCAGAGTCATCACCTAATTCTCGACCTTGCCCACCAACAAGCGCTCCTGCAGGCGCTGTTGCGGGAACGGGATCCGGACCGCCTGGAACAGGGCCTTCAATCGTTTCAAAAAGCCGCGGCAGCCCTGTCCGAAAGGATCAATGCCATGGCCGGCGGTGGCAGCGGCAACCCCGCCCTGCGCGAGGCTTTCCAACAATTTGAAAATGCTCAAAAGCGCGTGCTCGATCCCCTGCTCATGGGAAACAACGGAGCCGCGTACGAAGTGTTTCTCAGCGACTACACGCCCAAATACGAGAGCCTGCTTCAACAGGTGAATGCGAAGACGGACCG
Protein-coding regions in this window:
- a CDS encoding PDC sensor domain-containing protein, which produces MKRRTCKTISLLSLLVFLGARTFTGAQGITPDLQAKIDAKLKTIQSWAADEVIVKAVKEHNANPSPDARAMTQDKWKSLPVLDPFVRSLTKNAAAERLKALKDDSVSEAFISGADGTKVAFLSKTTNWSHKGKPKHEVPMSGKTWQGEPELDESTGVQQIQVSVPILDDGKPIGSLVVGLSLNKLGS